The sequence below is a genomic window from Polyangiaceae bacterium.
ACTCCGTGAGCCATGCGCTGGTCGCCCTCGCTGCGTTCCACGTGGGCGCGCCCGCAGTGCCCGTCTCTCCTGCGTACTCGTTGGTGTCGTCTTCGTTCCGTCGTTTGAAGCACGTCGTCTCGTTGATCGACCCAGCGGTGATCTACGCAGAGGATCCGGAATCCTTCGGCAAGGCGCTGGAAGCCGTCGGCGCCGCGCCCAAGCGCGTTCTGTCAGCCGGCGACGTGGACGCTGCTTCGAGCCTCGAGCCCTTGCCACGGGAGGACATTGGACCCCAGACCATCGCCAAGGTGCTGTTCACCTCCGGCTCCACGGGGGAGCCGCGTGGCGTGATCAACACGCACCGCATGCTGACCGCGAATCAAGAGAGCTTGTTCGCGTGTTGGCCGTTCCTCGCGAACGAACCGCCGGTGGTGGTGGATTGGCTGCCTTGGAGCCACACCTTCGGTGGCAACCACAACTTCAACCTGGTGCTCAAGAACGGCGGCAGCTTGTACGTCGACCGCGGGCGTCCTGCGCCGGGGCTGGTGGAGGTCACCCTCGAGAACCTCGCGGACGTGGGCCCCACGCTGTGGTTCAACGTGCCGCGGGGCTTCGATCAGGCCGTGAGCGAGCTCGAGCGCAAGCCCGAGCGCGCGCAGGCGGCGTTCCGAAACCTGCGCGTCATCTTCTACGCCGCCGCCGCGCTGGGCGCGTCCACGCGCAGCCGGCTCGAGGCCGTGGCGCGCGCCGCGGGCGGCCCCGAGCCGTTCTTCACCTCCGCCTGGGGCTCCACGGAAACGTCGCCGCTGTCCACGTCCGCTCACTTTCCCACGCGCACCACCGGTGTGCTCGGCGTGCCGGTGCCCGGCGTGGCGCTGAAGCTCGCCCGCGTGGAAGATCGCTTCGAGATCCGCGTGAAGGGAC
It includes:
- a CDS encoding AMP-binding protein, producing the protein MTSLSLLTPDLSVSEVHDGIVIEPRTPLPEPAPTILHWLDRWAAERPDQIFLAERGVGGEWRKVSYAEAAQAVPRIARRLAERSAGPARPVLILSDNSVSHALVALAAFHVGAPAVPVSPAYSLVSSSFRRLKHVVSLIDPAVIYAEDPESFGKALEAVGAAPKRVLSAGDVDAASSLEPLPREDIGPQTIAKVLFTSGSTGEPRGVINTHRMLTANQESLFACWPFLANEPPVVVDWLPWSHTFGGNHNFNLVLKNGGSLYVDRGRPAPGLVEVTLENLADVGPTLWFNVPRGFDQAVSELERKPERAQAAFRNLRVIFYAAAALGASTRSRLEAVARAAGGPEPFFTSAWGSTETSPLSTSAHFPTRTTGVLGVPVPGVALKLARVEDRFEIRVKGPNVTPGYWQKGGSIRPIDLDADGFLPTGDAGRLVDEAHPEQGVAFAGRLSENFKLSSGTWVNVGNLRLSVVEACAPLVLDAVIAGHDREYLGVLLFPSPAVARDLPKDELRLRIYRALEKHGQTHSSSSEHVRRAVILERPLSLDDGETTDKGYTNQRRVLEQRASDVERLFAADLDPDVLVIDSD